A window of the Diabrotica undecimpunctata isolate CICGRU chromosome 1, icDiaUnde3, whole genome shotgun sequence genome harbors these coding sequences:
- the LOC140444344 gene encoding juvenile hormone epoxide hydrolase 1-like — protein sequence MLLILTLFSVIAYIAYKKFKKLMEPPPLPQKLEEKWWGPGAPGSIKPEVKPFTINVSDEVLKDLQYRLDHHRPFTPPLEGIVHEYGINTNLVKTVTDYWRTKYNWREREKYLNQYPQFTLNIQGLDLHYVHIKPKVSSDIKVLPLLILHGWPGSVREFYELFPLLTTPQKGRNFVFEVIAPHIPGFGFSKPAVRPGLSPDNIALVFKNMMHHLGFKKFYAQGGDFGSIILRNMVVLYPEVIEGFHCNFPVVTSARHYIKLFFAGLFPSLSSWYVRPEHREKVFPIKQGFERTLRETGYLHEQATKPDTLGVAMNESPIGLAAYILEKFVTATNHQTALLVEGGLSDSYTYDSLLDNIMFYWLNSAATTSFRLYSETFNKANNAKGILQHPIEIPTAVARYKYDFYSPDGAIEDIFVNCVHFTDIDGGHFSAFEKPEVFANDLYDGIEKIERLKN from the exons ATGTTGCTCATATTAACGTTATTCTCTGTGATTGCGTATATCGCATACAAGAAGTTCAAAAAACTCATGGAACCTCCGCCGCTACCGCAAAAACTAGAAGAGAAATGGTGGGGTCCCGGCGCTCCTGGATCTATCAAACCGGAAGTTAAACCCTTCACTATCAATGTATCCGATGAG GTACTCAAAGATCTTCAATATCGCCTTGACCACCACCGACCATTCACTCCCCCTCTCGAAGGAATCGTACACGAATACGGTATCAACACCAACCTAGTCAAGACGGTAACCGACTATTGGAGGACGAAATACAACTGGAGAGAACGGGAGAAGTACTTGAACCAATATCCACAGTTCACCCTCAATATCCAGGGATTAGACTTACACTACGTTCACATTAAACCAAAAGTTTCGTCTGACATTAAAGTGCTGCCTCTTTTAATTTTACATGGGTGGCCGGGATCCGTAAGGGAGTTTTATGAATTGTTTCCATTGTTAACAACACCGCAAAAGGGAAGAAACTTTGTGTTTGAAGTTATCGCTCCACATATTCCAG gTTTTGGTTTTTCCAAACCAGCAGTGAGGCCAGGCCTTAGTCCAGACAATATTGCATTGGTCTTTAAAAACATGATGCATCACTTAGGGTTCAAAAAATTTTACGCACAAGGCGGTGATTTTGGATCCATCATTCTTCGCAACATGGTAGTACTCTACCCAGAAGTAATCGAAGGTTTCCACTGCAATTTCCCGGTGGTTACAAGTGCTCGGCATTATATAAAACTATTCTTTGCCGGTCTCTTCCCATCTCTTTCCAGCTGGTACGTTCGTCCAGAACACAGGGAAAAAGTGTTTCCGATCAAGCAGGGCTTCGAACGAACATTAAGGGAAACTGGATATCTTCATGAACAGGCTACTAAGCCTGATACATTAG gtgttGCTATGAATGAGTCTCCGATTGGTTTGGCGgcatatattttagaaaaatttgtgACTGCTACAAACCATCAAACAGCCTTACTAGTAGAAGGTGGCCTTTCGGACAGTTACACCTACGACTCTTTATTGGACAACATCATGTTCTATTGGCTTAATAGTGCTGCTACTACTTCTTTTAGATTATACTCAGAAACTTTTAATAAAGCCAATAATGCTAAAGGTATCCTCCA GCACCCAATTGAAATACCCACAGCAGTTGCGAGATACAAGTACGACTTCTACTCACCAGATGGTGCTATCgaagatatttttgtaaattgtgTTCACTTTACTGATATAGACGGAGGACATTTTTCTGCTTTCGAAAAACCTGAAGTATTCGCCAATGACCTCTATGATGGCATTGAAAAAATCGAAAGATTAAAGAACTAG